In Pseudomonas sp. ADAK2, the genomic window GCCAGCAAGGCCTGCTGCAAATCGGCTTGCTCCAGCAGGCTGTATTCGTGGTTCACCGGTTTGGCCGAATCGCCAAAGCCGAGCATGTCGCAGGCGATCACTCGATAGCGCTGGGCGAGCGGCTGCCAAAGGTAATGCCAGTCCCAACTGGCGGTTGGAAAACCGTGGATCAGCAGGAGCGGCTCACCCTGCCCGGCCGTCCAATAGCGGATGGCCTGGCCACGGAATACGAACGTCTGGCCGTGTTTGCGCCAGACACACAGCGGGATCTCGGCGAGAGGCATCAGAGTTTATAACCCGGGTCTTGTTTATCGAGTTTGCGCAGCAGCGCCGGCCAAGCCAGCGCGCCACCCATCCCTTGAGCACTTTTGGTAACGCCGGCGATCATCGCCTTGGCGCCCGCCAGAATCTGCGGGTCGATGGCGATCAGTTCGGCACCACCGTTTTGCGCGAGCACCTGGATATCGCAGGCGCGCTGGAAGGTGAACATCATCAAAAAAGTATCGGCGATGGTAGCGCCACAGGTCAGCAGACCGTGGTTGTGCAGCATCAGGAAATTGTTTTCACCGAGGTCGGCTTGCAGCCGTGCCTTCTCTTCGTGGTTCAGCGCCACCCCTTCGTAGGCGTGATACGCCAGGCTCGAGAGCACGAACAACGACTGCTGGCTGATCGGCAGGATGCCCTGCTTCTGCGCCGACACAGCAACACCGGCAGCGGTGTGGGTATGCAGCACGCAGACCACGTCGTGACGCACTTCATGCACGGCGCTGTGGATGGTGTAGCCCGCCGGATTGATCTCGTAGGGGCTGTCCATCAGCTTGTTGCCGGCCTGATCGACTTTGACCAGGCTCGACGCGGTGATCTCGTGGAACATCAGCCCGAACGGGTTGATCAGGAAGTCTTCGGTGCCCGGCACCTTGGCCGAAATATGGGTAAAGATCAGATCATCCCAGCCATGTGAGGCGACCAGGCGATAACAGGCGGCGAGGTCGACGCGGGTCTGCCACTCGGCGGCACTGACCTGGTCTTTGACACTGTTGGACGATTGGACGGGGGTGACACTCACGGCAAGGACCTCTCTTTTCTTATAGTTTTACTCACGTGTCAGCAGTCTAGTCAGCCCTCGGAGTTCGTGTAGTTGCATTCGCAGCCAGCTTGATGGCCGAGCGAGTCACAGACGCCATGACCTTGGATCCATGTCAAAGCACCGACGCCAACAAGGGCGCCGCGAACAGGTTCAGCAGCCCTGTCAGAACCATGACCAGCCCCGCCACCGAGCCTTCTTCGCCGCCGACTTCATGGGCCCGACTGACTCCGGCGCCGTGAGCCCCGACACCAAACAATGCACCGCGCGCCAGGGCGCTGCGCAGGGGCAGCCACTTGAGCAGAACGCCGCCGAGCATCGCCCCGATGACCCCGGTAAACATCACGAACACTGCAGTCAGTTCCGGCACGCCGCCAAGATCGTGGGCCAGCGGCATGGCGAAAGGCGTGGTGATCGAACGAGGCACCAGCGACATCGTCACCGAGCTGTCCAGCGCCAGCGCCTTGGCCAGGCCGAACGAACTGCCGATAGACGCCGCGCTGCCCGCCAGCATCCCGAGCAGCAACGCCGACCAGTGCCGCGCCAGCATCTGCCGCTGCTGCCAGATCGGTACTGCGAAGGCCACGGTGACCGGGCCCAGGACCAGCATCAGCCAATGGGTGTTGCTCGAATACTCGGCATAGGCCGTGTGCAGCGGCACGGCGAGCGCCAGCAACAGCGCCGGGACCAGAATCAGCGGCGACAATAGATAGCGGCCGGTGCGCCGATAGATCCAGCGGCTGAACAAATAGGCCAGCAGCGTGAACGCCAGCCAGAACATCGGCATCAGCTCAAGCTTCATGGGGCCTCCTCAAACGGACGACCAACTCCACGGTAAACGCGGTCACCAACATCACCATCAACGTGCTGACACCGATCACCAGCAGAATCCGCCAGCCGTCGTCGCGCAGCAGGCCGCCGTAATCGAGCAGGCTCATCAAAGCAGGAATAAAGAACAGCAGCATCTCGGCCATCAACAACCCGGCGCCCATCTGCAACGCCGCGGGCTTGACCCAACCGCAGGCGAACGCCAGCAGCAACAACGCCATGCCGATCACGCCACCCGGAATCGGCCAGGAAAACCAGGCGGCCAATTGGCAGCCGAGCAGGTAGATCGCCAGCAGCACGGCCAGCTCGGCGATCAGTCGGGAAAGGTATTTGACGGTGGATGTTTTCATGATTTCGGTCCTCACAGGCGCTCATTTTACGGAGTGGGCTGCTATCCCCGAAGCGAATTGTTAGACTCGAAGCCATTCCAAAATGGAATCACGGTAATGGAATTCAAACAGCTGCGCAGCTTCGTCGAAGTGATGCATCAGGGTGGTTTCACCCAAGCGGCCAAGACCTTGCACATCAGCCAATCGGCGGTGAGCAAGCAAGTCGCCCAGCTTGAGCAAAGCCTCGGAACCCCTTTGCTCGAACGTCTCGGCTCGCAGTTACGCCTGACCGCCGCCGGCAGCGTGGTGCTGCAACGGGCCGAAGGCATGCTGAGATTGCGCAATGAGTTGCTCAGCGAGCTGGATGACTTGAGCCAACTGGCCCGCGGCGAGTTGCGTCTGGGTTTGCCGCTGCTGGGCAGTGACGCATTGTTCGCCGGGCTGTTCGCCGAATACCGGCGACGCTACCCGAACATCAGCATTCATTTGCTGGAAGGCGGCAGCCGGAACATCGAGCAAGCGGTGTTGAGCGGCGAACTGGAACTGGGTGGCAGTCTGCTGCCCAAGGATCCGCAATTCGCGTTTCAGCCGTTCTGCGATGAACCGCTGGACGCCCTGCTGCCGGCCGATCATCCGCTGGCAACGAAGACCGTGATTGGGTTGGAGGAGTTGGCTGACACGCCGTTCCTGCTGTACCAGCGCAGCTTTGTGCTCAAT contains:
- a CDS encoding class II aldolase/adducin family protein → MSVTPVQSSNSVKDQVSAAEWQTRVDLAACYRLVASHGWDDLIFTHISAKVPGTEDFLINPFGLMFHEITASSLVKVDQAGNKLMDSPYEINPAGYTIHSAVHEVRHDVVCVLHTHTAAGVAVSAQKQGILPISQQSLFVLSSLAYHAYEGVALNHEEKARLQADLGENNFLMLHNHGLLTCGATIADTFLMMFTFQRACDIQVLAQNGGAELIAIDPQILAGAKAMIAGVTKSAQGMGGALAWPALLRKLDKQDPGYKL
- a CDS encoding LrgB family protein, encoding MKLELMPMFWLAFTLLAYLFSRWIYRRTGRYLLSPLILVPALLLALAVPLHTAYAEYSSNTHWLMLVLGPVTVAFAVPIWQQRQMLARHWSALLLGMLAGSAASIGSSFGLAKALALDSSVTMSLVPRSITTPFAMPLAHDLGGVPELTAVFVMFTGVIGAMLGGVLLKWLPLRSALARGALFGVGAHGAGVSRAHEVGGEEGSVAGLVMVLTGLLNLFAAPLLASVL
- a CDS encoding CidA/LrgA family protein; its protein translation is MKTSTVKYLSRLIAELAVLLAIYLLGCQLAAWFSWPIPGGVIGMALLLLAFACGWVKPAALQMGAGLLMAEMLLFFIPALMSLLDYGGLLRDDGWRILLVIGVSTLMVMLVTAFTVELVVRLRRPHEA
- a CDS encoding LysR family transcriptional regulator, which codes for MEFKQLRSFVEVMHQGGFTQAAKTLHISQSAVSKQVAQLEQSLGTPLLERLGSQLRLTAAGSVVLQRAEGMLRLRNELLSELDDLSQLARGELRLGLPLLGSDALFAGLFAEYRRRYPNISIHLLEGGSRNIEQAVLSGELELGGSLLPKDPQFAFQPFCDEPLDALLPADHPLATKTVIGLEELADTPFLLYQRSFVLNDRLLQACQQMGFTPKEGGRSGQADFLAALVAAGQGVVLLPSVVARGLVRPGVVRLTLNAPAYLRWDIAFIWRDGAYLSKAAQAWLALLRECPVSPAEP